The following are encoded in a window of Gymnogyps californianus isolate 813 unplaced genomic scaffold, ASM1813914v2 HiC_scaffold_444, whole genome shotgun sequence genomic DNA:
- the AP5S1 gene encoding AP-5 complex subunit sigma-1, whose amino-acid sequence MVRAFVLLALGGPGPAPCRVLYSRVFRTPPGTPIVPGGAPRQRLRRKEQLLAVARQVASQCRLLQSSSGHPSSPQLPQLPDEPISLQDAPGGFFQLPPGDPFPQRVTVTWLSVLALAFALVCDPQENLSLAEITLRRLAPRLLASLRLLGPGADVLLRPEAADVLLDRLLPHGQMLFLNERFLQATDREMGIKTSR is encoded by the exons ATGGTGCGGGCGTTCGTGCTGCTGGCGCTGGGGGGCC CGGGCCCCGCCCCCTGCCGCGTATTATATTCCCGCGTTTTCCGGAccccccccgggacccccaTCGTCCCTGGGGGAGCCCCCCGGCAGCGTCTCCGCCGCAAGGAGCAGTTGCTGGCCGTGGCCAG GCAAGTGGCCTCGCAGTGCCGGCTGCTTCAATCATCTTCGGGGCACCCATCTTCCCCCCAACTCCCCCAGCTCCCCGACGAGCCGATATCGCTGCAAGACGCCCCGGGGGGTTTTTTCCAGTTACCCCCTGGGGACCCTTTCCCCCAACGGGTGACGGTAACTTGGCTTTCCGTCTTGGCTCTCGCTTTCGCTTTGGTTTGCGACCCCCAAGAGAATTTATCCTTGGCCGAAATCACCTTGCGCCGCCTGGCCCCTCGCCTCCTCGCCTCCCTACGTCTCCTCGGCCCCGGCGCCGACGTCCTCCTCCGACCCGAGGCCGCCGACGTCCTCCTCGATCGTCTCCTGCCCCACGGGCAGATGCTTTTCCTCAACGAACGTTTCCTTCAAGCGACGGACCGGGAGATGGGTATCAAAACATCCCGCTGA